The Pangasianodon hypophthalmus isolate fPanHyp1 chromosome 13, fPanHyp1.pri, whole genome shotgun sequence genome includes a window with the following:
- the timp2b gene encoding metalloproteinase inhibitor 2b, with amino-acid sequence MTKPSSLCAPLLLFLVWRAGEVAEACSCSAKHPQQAYCNSDVVLRAKVAGRQEIVTGNDVYGNPIKRIQYDIKQMKMYKGPDREIDAIFTGPSSAVCGVNLEINDKKEYLITGKLESDGTMHVTLCDFIQTWESLTIAQKKGMDSRYEMGCECKIVHCASVPCSISDPAECLWTDWLMENSVQGPQARHYTCIKRNDSSCAWYRGAAAPKKEFLDIEDP; translated from the exons ATGACCAAGCCGAGTAGTTTGTGCGCTCCGTTGTTGCTGTTTCTGGTGTGGCGGGCGGGGGAGGTAGCGGAAGCCTGCAGCTGTTCTGCTAAACATCCTCAACAGGCTTACTGCAACTCCGACGTCG TTCTCAGAGCCAAAGTGGCTGGACGGCAAGAAATTGTCACAGGCAATGACGTCTATGGCAATCCAATCAAGAGGATCCAGTATGACATCAAACAGATGAAG ATGTACAAGGGACCCGACCGTGAGATTGACGCCATCTTCACTGGCCCTTCGTCTGCTGTGTGCGGCGTGAACCTGGAGATCAATGACAAGAAGGAATACCTGATCACAG GTAAACTGGAGTCTGACGGCACGAtgcatgtgacactgtgtgacTTCATCCAGACATGGGAGTCCCTGACCATTGCTCAGAAAAAGGGCATGGACTCGCGTTATGAGATGGGTTGTGAGTGCAAG ATTGTCCACTGTGCCTCTGTCCCCTGTTCGATCAGCGATCCTGCTGAGTGTCTATGGACTGACTGGCTTATGGAGAACTCCGTGCAGGGTCCACAAGCTCGGCACTACACCTGCATAAAGAGGAACGACTCTTCTTGCGCTTGGTACCGTGGAGCCGCTGCACCAAAGAAAGAGTTCCTGGACATCGAAGATCCATAA